In a single window of the Triticum urartu cultivar G1812 unplaced genomic scaffold, Tu2.1 TuUngrouped_contig_1405, whole genome shotgun sequence genome:
- the LOC125526685 gene encoding peroxidase 50-like, translating to MARAFLPSGLVAVVALACLADAAAAQLRQNYYASSCPSAESTVRSVISQHVQQSFAVAPGTLRLFFHDCFVRGCDASVMLMAANGDDESHSGADATLSPDAVEAINKAKAAVEALPGCAGKVSCADILAMAARDVVSLTGGPSYGVELGRLDGRSFSKSIVKHVLPGPGFDLNQLNALFASNGLTQFDMIALSGAHTIGVTHCDKFVRRIYTFKQRLRYNPPMNLDFLRSLRKVCPMNYPPTAFAMLDVTTPKTFDNAYFDNLRYQKGLLASDQVLFTDRRSRPTVNLFAANSTAFFDAFVAAMAKLGRIGVKTGSAGEVRRVCTAVN from the exons ATGGCGAGGGCATTCTTACCCTCCGGCCTCGTGGCGGTGGTCGCGCTCGCGTGCCTCGCCGACGCCGCGGCCGCGCAGCTGCGGCAGAACTACTACGCCAGCAGCTGCCCCAGCGCCGAGTCCACCGTGCGCTCCGTCATCTCGCAGCACGTCCAGCAGAGCTTCGCCGTCGCGCCCGGCACGCTCCGCCTCTTCTTTCACGACTGCTTCGTCCGG GGGTGCGACGCGTCGGTGATGCTGATGGCGGCGAACGGGGACGACGAGAGCCACAGCGGCGCGGACGCCACGCTGTCGCCGGACGCCGTGGAGGCCATCAACAAGGCCAAGGCCGCCGTCGAGGCGCTCCCCGGGTGCGCCGGCAAGGTCTCCTGCGCCGACATCCTCGCCATGGCCGCGCGCGACGTCGTCTCCCTG ACCGGCGGGCCGAGCTACGGCGTGGAGCTGGGCCGGCTGGACGGCAGGTCGTTCAGCAAGTCGATCGTGAAGCACGTCCTCCCGGGCCCCGGCTTCGACCTCAACCAGCTCAACGCGCTCTTCGCCAGCAACGGCCTCACCCAGTTCGACATGATCGCGCTCTCCG GTGCGCACACGATCGGGGTGACGCACTGCGACAAGTTCGTGCGTCGGATCTACACGTTCAAGCAGCGGCTGCGGTACAACCCGCCGATGAACCTCGACTTCCTGCGGTCGCTGCGCAAGGTGTGCCCCATGAACTACCCGCCCACGGCGTTCGCCATGCTGGACGTGACCACGCCCAAGACCTTCGACAACGCCTACTTCGACAACCTCCGGTACCAGAAGGGCCTGCTCGCCTCCGACCAGGTGCTCTTCACCGACCGCCGCTCCCGCCCCACCGTCAACCTCTTCGCCGCCAACTCCACCGCCTTCTTCGACGCCTTCGTCGCCGCCATGGCCAAGCTCGGCCGCATCGGGGTCAAGACCGGCTCCGCCGGCGAGGTGCGCCGGGTCTGCACCGCCGTCAACTAG
- the LOC125526686 gene encoding universal stress protein A-like protein isoform X1 produces the protein MAAQAAPPPPPEQKMMVAIDESECSHYALEWALRNLAPRRLILFTVQPFSPLSYLPAGSPRAVGPSVASPELIRSVTEHQRQLAQALVDKAKAICAEHGVDAETAIEVGDPKETICEAAEKLNVDLLILGSHSRGPIQRFFLGSVSNYCSHHAKCPVLVVKKKE, from the exons ATGGCCGCGCaggcggcgccgccgccgccgccggagcagAAGATGATGGTGGCGATCGACGAGAGCGAGTGCAGCCACTACGCGCTCGAGTGGGCCCTGCGCAACCtcgcgccccgccgcctcatCCTCTTCACCGTCCAGCCCTTCTCCCCCCTCAGCTACCTCCCCGCCGGCTCCCCGC GAGCAGTTGGCCCGTCGGTGGCGTCGCCGGAGCTCATCAGGTCCGTGACCGAGCACCAGCGGCAGCTCGCCCAGGCGCTCGTCGACAAGGCCAAGGCCATCTGCGCCGAACACGGG GTTGATGCAGAGACCGCCATCGAGGTGGGTGATCCCAAGGAAACCATATGCGAAGCTGCGGAGAAGTTGAATGTTGATCTGCTCATCCTGGGAAGCCACAGCCGAGGGCCTATACAGAG GTTTTTCCTTGGCAGTGTGAGCAACTACTGTAGCCACCACGCAAAGTGCCCAGTTCTTGTGGTGAAGAAGAAAGAATGA
- the LOC125526686 gene encoding universal stress protein A-like protein isoform X2, with product MAAQAAPPPPPEQKMMVAIDESECSHYALEWALRNLAPRRLILFTVQPFSPLSYLPAGSPLGPSVASPELIRSVTEHQRQLAQALVDKAKAICAEHGVDAETAIEVGDPKETICEAAEKLNVDLLILGSHSRGPIQRFFLGSVSNYCSHHAKCPVLVVKKKE from the exons ATGGCCGCGCaggcggcgccgccgccgccgccggagcagAAGATGATGGTGGCGATCGACGAGAGCGAGTGCAGCCACTACGCGCTCGAGTGGGCCCTGCGCAACCtcgcgccccgccgcctcatCCTCTTCACCGTCCAGCCCTTCTCCCCCCTCAGCTACCTCCCCGCCGGCTCCCCGC TTGGCCCGTCGGTGGCGTCGCCGGAGCTCATCAGGTCCGTGACCGAGCACCAGCGGCAGCTCGCCCAGGCGCTCGTCGACAAGGCCAAGGCCATCTGCGCCGAACACGGG GTTGATGCAGAGACCGCCATCGAGGTGGGTGATCCCAAGGAAACCATATGCGAAGCTGCGGAGAAGTTGAATGTTGATCTGCTCATCCTGGGAAGCCACAGCCGAGGGCCTATACAGAG GTTTTTCCTTGGCAGTGTGAGCAACTACTGTAGCCACCACGCAAAGTGCCCAGTTCTTGTGGTGAAGAAGAAAGAATGA